In one window of Romboutsia hominis DNA:
- the glmS gene encoding glutamine--fructose-6-phosphate transaminase (isomerizing), whose product MCGIVGYLGHRQATEVLVEGLSKLEYRGYDSAGVAVNTGNELEIRKFKGRLAILAEDLEKNPIEGGLGIGHTRWATHGEPSDVNSHPHFNMDKTIAVVHNGIIENYMELKEELQAEGVVFLSQTDTEVVAHLVDKYYEGNLLDAVYKATERLRGAYALGVICKDNNSELVAVRKDSPLVVGLGEGENFIASDIPAILKYTRNVYFLENGEFVHIVGDKLTVLNENREEVKKEVTEITWDVEAASKGGYEHFMLKEIYEQPNGVKETLIRRLNENGEIQLDDIKMTKEDLDKINKVYIVACGTAYHAGLVGKFAIEKFAKIPVITDIASEFRYRDPFVDENTLLILVSQSGETADTLASLRYAKERGARILSVTNVVGSSIARESDDVFYTWAGPEISVASTKAYTTQLVSFYMIALDFAIKKGTITKEFYNEMIEKLKEMPEKVSKALEQETYIKEDVAKTLREASSAFYLGRGLDYNLAMEGALKIKEISYIHAEAFAAGELKHGTIALIEKGTPVIAIATQEELFEKMVSNMEEVRARGAYVIAIAQEKNKEVEKAADKVIYIPNVDDILSSILTVLPLQLLSYYVAVERGCDVDKPRNLAKSVTVE is encoded by the coding sequence ATGTGTGGAATAGTTGGATATTTAGGACACAGACAAGCAACAGAAGTATTAGTAGAAGGACTTTCAAAATTAGAGTATAGAGGATATGACTCGGCTGGTGTTGCAGTAAACACTGGAAATGAATTAGAAATAAGAAAGTTCAAGGGAAGGTTAGCAATACTTGCTGAAGATTTAGAAAAAAATCCTATAGAAGGTGGATTAGGAATAGGACATACTAGATGGGCAACTCATGGAGAACCATCAGATGTAAACTCACATCCTCATTTCAATATGGATAAGACAATAGCAGTAGTTCACAATGGTATAATAGAAAACTACATGGAATTAAAGGAAGAATTACAAGCAGAAGGTGTAGTATTCTTATCTCAAACAGACACAGAAGTAGTAGCTCACTTAGTAGATAAATACTACGAAGGAAACCTATTAGATGCTGTTTATAAGGCAACTGAAAGATTAAGAGGAGCATATGCATTAGGTGTTATATGTAAAGATAATAACAGTGAATTAGTTGCAGTAAGAAAAGATAGCCCATTAGTAGTAGGTCTTGGTGAAGGTGAAAACTTTATAGCATCAGATATACCTGCAATACTAAAGTATACTAGAAATGTATACTTCTTAGAAAATGGAGAGTTTGTTCATATAGTTGGAGATAAATTAACAGTATTAAATGAAAATAGAGAAGAAGTTAAAAAAGAAGTTACAGAAATAACTTGGGATGTTGAAGCTGCATCTAAAGGTGGATATGAGCATTTCATGTTAAAAGAAATATACGAACAACCAAACGGAGTTAAAGAAACATTAATAAGAAGATTAAATGAAAATGGAGAAATCCAATTAGATGATATAAAAATGACTAAGGAAGACTTAGACAAAATAAATAAAGTTTATATAGTTGCATGTGGTACAGCATATCATGCAGGTCTTGTAGGAAAGTTTGCTATAGAAAAGTTTGCAAAGATACCAGTAATAACTGATATAGCATCTGAATTTAGATATAGAGATCCATTTGTTGACGAAAATACTTTATTAATATTAGTAAGTCAATCTGGAGAAACTGCTGACACTTTAGCATCATTAAGATATGCTAAAGAAAGAGGAGCTAGAATATTATCAGTAACTAACGTTGTTGGTTCTTCTATAGCTAGAGAATCAGATGATGTGTTCTATACATGGGCAGGTCCAGAAATATCTGTTGCATCAACTAAGGCATACACAACTCAATTAGTTTCATTCTACATGATAGCATTAGACTTTGCTATAAAGAAAGGAACTATAACAAAAGAGTTCTACAATGAAATGATAGAAAAATTAAAAGAAATGCCAGAAAAAGTTTCAAAAGCATTAGAACAAGAAACTTATATAAAAGAAGATGTAGCTAAAACATTAAGAGAAGCAAGTAGTGCTTTCTACTTAGGTAGAGGATTAGATTATAACTTAGCTATGGAAGGTGCATTAAAGATAAAAGAAATATCTTATATACATGCTGAAGCATTTGCTGCTGGAGAGTTAAAGCATGGTACAATAGCTTTAATAGAAAAAGGAACTCCAGTAATAGCTATAGCTACTCAAGAAGAACTATTTGAAAAAATGGTATCTAATATGGAAGAAGTTAGAGCTAGAGGAGCTTATGTTATAGCAATAGCTCAAGAAAAGAATAAAGAAGTTGAAAAAGCTGCTGATAAGGTAATATATATACCAAATGTGGATGATATATTATCAAGTATATTAACAGTTTTACCACTTCAATTATTATCTTACTACGTTGCAGTTGAAAGAGGTTGTGATGTAGATAAGCCAAGAAATCTAGCTAAATCAGTAACAGTTGAATAA
- the glmM gene encoding phosphoglucosamine mutase, which yields MRKYFGTDGVRGVANTELTCDLAYRLGRAGGYVLAQGKEKVKVVVGKDTRVSGDMLEASLIAGLMSVGCDVMTVGVVPTPAVAYLTRKYEADCGVVISASHNPVEYNGIKFFNKDGYKLDDSVELEIENYIDNIEKVDYLPVGENVGRKVYVHDSQRDYIDYLKSIVKVDFKGLKVVLDCANGASYNVAPIIFKELGASVVTINSQPNGNNINDKCGSTHPEGLQKAVVENNADLGLAYDGDADRLIAVDENGNIVDGDHIMILSAIHLKNKGKLAKDTLVVTVMSNIGLTIAAKEHGINLATTAVGDRYVLEEMKNTGYNLGGEQSGHMIFLDYNTTGDGVLSSLVLAQIVLEEGKKLSELAAVMTQYPQVLVNARIKNENKNRYMEYPEIKSEIERIEKLLDGCGRVLIRPSGTEPLVRVMLEGKEEGQIKELATNLANLIQEKLS from the coding sequence ATGAGAAAGTATTTTGGAACAGACGGAGTAAGAGGTGTAGCAAATACAGAACTTACTTGCGATTTAGCATACAGATTAGGTAGAGCTGGAGGATATGTACTAGCTCAAGGAAAAGAAAAAGTTAAAGTAGTAGTTGGAAAAGACACAAGAGTATCAGGAGATATGTTAGAAGCATCTTTAATAGCAGGACTTATGTCTGTTGGATGTGATGTAATGACAGTTGGGGTAGTTCCAACACCAGCAGTTGCATACCTAACTAGAAAATATGAAGCTGATTGTGGTGTTGTTATATCAGCATCTCACAATCCAGTTGAGTACAATGGTATAAAGTTCTTCAATAAAGATGGATATAAATTAGATGATTCTGTAGAATTAGAAATAGAAAATTATATAGACAATATAGAAAAGGTTGATTATCTTCCAGTAGGAGAAAATGTTGGAAGAAAGGTATATGTACATGATTCACAGAGAGATTATATAGATTACTTAAAATCTATAGTAAAAGTAGATTTTAAAGGATTAAAAGTTGTGTTAGACTGTGCTAATGGAGCATCTTATAATGTTGCACCAATAATATTTAAAGAATTAGGTGCAAGCGTTGTAACAATAAATAGTCAACCAAATGGAAATAATATAAATGATAAATGTGGTTCAACACATCCAGAGGGATTACAAAAAGCTGTTGTAGAGAATAATGCTGACTTAGGTCTTGCATATGATGGTGATGCAGATAGATTAATAGCTGTTGATGAAAATGGAAACATTGTAGATGGCGACCATATAATGATATTAAGTGCAATACACTTAAAGAATAAAGGTAAGTTAGCAAAGGATACATTAGTAGTTACAGTGATGAGTAATATAGGACTTACTATAGCAGCTAAGGAACATGGAATAAATCTAGCTACTACTGCTGTAGGAGATAGATATGTACTTGAAGAAATGAAAAACACTGGATATAACTTAGGTGGAGAGCAATCAGGGCACATGATATTCTTAGACTATAATACTACAGGAGATGGAGTATTAAGTTCATTAGTATTAGCCCAAATAGTATTAGAAGAAGGTAAGAAGTTATCAGAATTAGCAGCAGTGATGACTCAATATCCACAAGTGTTAGTTAATGCTAGAATAAAGAATGAAAATAAAAATAGATACATGGAATACCCAGAAATAAAGAGTGAAATAGAAAGAATAGAAAAATTACTAGATGGATGTGGAAGGGTATTAATAAGACCATCAGGAACAGAACCATTAGTAAGAGTTATGTTAGAGGGTAAAGAGGAAGGTCAAATAAAAGAATTAGCTACAAATTTAGCTAACCTTATACAAGAAAAACTATCGTAA
- a CDS encoding ATP-binding protein — translation MIIDDKRIRIIIGHYGSGKSEFAMNYVTKLRNEVEGKVALSDLDVVNVYFRTREKKDLLNSLDILPIYSSIDAPTLDLPAISPQIMSPITDSSYSYVMDVGGDNVGARVVGRFHELIEKADYDMFCVVNANREYTQSVEDVIGHIRAIEKSSGLKVTGLVNNTHLVRSTTIDDVLKGQKLVEQVSRQYDIPVKYIVCLEELVPQLPEGLEGEIFPIKLYMREAWM, via the coding sequence ATGATAATAGATGATAAGAGGATAAGAATTATAATAGGACACTATGGTAGTGGTAAAAGTGAGTTTGCTATGAACTATGTTACCAAATTAAGAAATGAGGTAGAAGGTAAAGTTGCCTTATCAGATTTAGATGTAGTAAATGTTTATTTTAGAACAAGGGAAAAAAAGGATTTGTTAAATTCTTTAGATATCCTTCCTATATATAGTTCAATAGACGCACCAACTTTAGATTTACCAGCTATATCTCCTCAAATAATGTCACCAATAACAGATAGTTCTTATAGTTATGTTATGGATGTAGGAGGGGACAACGTAGGAGCTAGAGTGGTAGGTAGATTCCACGAATTAATAGAAAAAGCTGACTACGATATGTTTTGCGTAGTAAACGCTAATAGAGAATATACTCAGTCAGTAGAAGATGTAATAGGTCATATAAGAGCAATTGAGAAATCTTCTGGTCTTAAGGTTACTGGGCTAGTAAACAATACACATTTAGTAAGGTCAACTACAATTGATGATGTTTTAAAAGGTCAAAAATTAGTTGAGCAAGTGTCTAGACAGTATGATATACCAGTTAAATATATAGTATGTTTAGAAGAATTAGTTCCACAACTTCCAGAAGGTTTAGAGGGAGAAATTTTCCCTATCAAGCTTTATATGAGAGAAGCTTGGATGTAG
- the buk gene encoding butyrate kinase, protein MNKVFKILTINPGSTSTKIAVFDNEDLVFEKTLRHSSEEIGKYEKISDQFEFRKTVIEDALTEGGIKTSDLDAVVGRGGLLKPIEGGTYIVNEAMIDDLKVGVLGEHASNLGGIIAKEIGDTVNVPSYIVDPVVVDEMDDVARISGSEDIDRKSIFHALNQKATARRAAKELEKEYFDCNFIVAHMGGGISVGAHEKGKVIDVANALDGEGPFSPERSGGLPVGDLVKMCFSGKYTQDEIKKKIKGNGGLVGYLNTNDGREVESRIEVGDEKAKLVYEAMAYQVSKEIGSCASVLKGNVDAILLTGGIAYSKMFTGMIKERVNFISDVKVYPGEDEMIALAQGGLRVLNKEEEPKNYGYEVQYS, encoded by the coding sequence TTGAATAAGGTATTCAAAATATTAACTATAAATCCTGGTTCAACATCAACGAAGATTGCAGTATTTGATAATGAGGATTTAGTCTTTGAAAAAACTTTAAGACATTCTTCTGAAGAAATAGGCAAGTATGAGAAGATTTCAGATCAGTTTGAGTTTAGAAAAACAGTGATTGAAGATGCATTAACAGAAGGTGGAATAAAAACATCTGATTTAGATGCAGTAGTAGGTAGAGGTGGACTTCTTAAGCCTATAGAAGGTGGAACTTATATTGTTAATGAAGCTATGATTGATGACTTAAAGGTTGGTGTATTAGGGGAACATGCATCAAATCTAGGCGGAATTATAGCAAAAGAAATAGGAGATACAGTAAATGTACCATCTTACATAGTTGATCCAGTAGTTGTAGATGAAATGGATGATGTAGCTAGAATATCAGGGAGTGAAGATATAGATAGAAAGAGTATATTCCATGCTTTAAACCAAAAGGCTACTGCTAGAAGAGCAGCTAAAGAATTAGAAAAAGAGTATTTTGACTGTAACTTTATAGTAGCACATATGGGTGGAGGAATATCTGTTGGAGCACATGAAAAAGGTAAAGTAATAGATGTTGCCAATGCTTTAGATGGAGAAGGGCCATTTTCACCAGAGAGAAGTGGTGGATTACCGGTCGGAGACTTAGTGAAGATGTGCTTTAGTGGAAAATACACTCAAGATGAAATAAAGAAAAAGATAAAAGGAAATGGTGGTCTAGTAGGATACTTAAATACTAATGATGGTAGAGAAGTTGAATCTAGAATAGAAGTTGGTGATGAAAAAGCTAAATTAGTATATGAAGCTATGGCTTACCAAGTAAGTAAAGAAATAGGTTCTTGTGCATCAGTATTAAAAGGTAATGTAGATGCAATCCTTTTAACTGGTGGAATAGCTTACTCTAAGATGTTTACAGGAATGATTAAAGAGAGAGTTAATTTTATATCTGATGTAAAAGTTTACCCAGGTGAAGATGAAATGATAGCATTAGCTCAAGGTGGACTTAGAGTATTAAATAAAGAAGAAGAACCAAAAAATTATGGATATGAAGTTCAATATAGTTAA
- a CDS encoding 4Fe-4S binding protein: MAKGTVTFNQDLCKGCALCVAACPKQIVVIDNNKINKKGYNPATVVEMDKCIGCSNCATMCPDAVITVERD, from the coding sequence ATGGCTAAGGGAACTGTAACTTTCAATCAAGACCTTTGTAAAGGATGTGCATTATGTGTAGCTGCATGTCCAAAGCAAATAGTAGTAATTGATAATAACAAAATCAACAAAAAGGGATACAATCCAGCTACAGTAGTAGAAATGGATAAATGTATAGGTTGTTCAAACTGTGCGACTATGTGTCCAGATGCAGTTATAACAGTTGAGAGAGACTAA
- a CDS encoding 3-methyl-2-oxobutanoate dehydrogenase subunit VorB, producing the protein MAKILMKGNEAFGKAAIEAGCKYFFGYPITPQNELPEYMSKELPNVGGVFVQAESEVSAINMIYGGAGAGARVMTSSSSPGIALKQEGITYAAGAELPCVVVNVMRGGPGLGGIQPSQSDYFMSTRGGGNGDYRTPVYAPATVQEAVDMIMEAFNVADYYRTPVMVVADGMIGQMMEPVEFKAPKTRELKPKDWATVGTKGERKPNIINSLYLQPDELEKHCIKLEAKYREIEKNEVDYEMYKTEDAELVFVAYGTTARIVKNSIDMLREEGIKAGLIRPKTLWPFPFEAFNQIPEAKSLLTVEMSMGQMVEDVRLAVEGRLPVHFYGRAGGMIPDPESIANKAKEVMESELAVGGAR; encoded by the coding sequence ATGGCTAAGATACTTATGAAGGGTAACGAAGCATTTGGGAAAGCAGCTATAGAAGCTGGATGTAAATATTTCTTCGGTTATCCAATAACACCACAAAATGAGTTACCAGAATATATGTCTAAAGAACTACCTAATGTTGGAGGAGTATTTGTTCAAGCTGAATCAGAAGTTTCTGCTATAAACATGATATATGGTGGAGCAGGAGCAGGAGCTAGAGTTATGACTTCTTCATCTTCACCAGGAATAGCTTTAAAACAAGAAGGTATAACTTATGCAGCAGGTGCTGAATTACCATGTGTTGTAGTTAACGTAATGAGAGGTGGTCCAGGACTTGGAGGAATACAACCTTCTCAATCTGACTACTTTATGTCTACAAGAGGTGGAGGAAATGGAGATTATAGAACTCCAGTTTATGCTCCAGCTACAGTTCAAGAAGCTGTTGATATGATAATGGAAGCTTTCAATGTTGCTGATTACTATAGAACTCCAGTTATGGTAGTTGCAGATGGTATGATAGGACAAATGATGGAGCCAGTAGAATTTAAAGCTCCTAAAACTAGAGAATTAAAACCTAAAGATTGGGCTACAGTAGGAACTAAAGGAGAAAGAAAGCCTAATATAATAAATTCTTTATACTTACAACCAGATGAACTAGAAAAACACTGTATAAAGCTAGAAGCTAAGTACAGAGAAATAGAAAAAAATGAAGTTGATTATGAAATGTATAAGACTGAAGATGCTGAATTAGTATTTGTAGCTTATGGTACTACAGCAAGAATAGTTAAAAATTCTATAGATATGTTAAGAGAAGAAGGAATCAAAGCTGGTTTAATAAGACCTAAGACTTTATGGCCATTCCCATTTGAAGCATTCAATCAAATACCAGAAGCTAAAAGCTTATTAACTGTTGAAATGAGTATGGGGCAAATGGTAGAGGATGTAAGATTAGCTGTTGAAGGAAGATTACCTGTACACTTCTACGGAAGAGCAGGAGGAATGATACCTGATCCAGAAAGTATAGCTAATAAAGCAAAAGAAGTAATGGAAAGTGAATTAGCTGTAGGAGGTGCTAGATAA
- the ptb gene encoding phosphate butyryltransferase, with protein sequence MKNFTEVIKFAKERGPKIISVACCQDKEVLMAVEMARKEGIAKAILVGDIEKTREIANDVGIDLNNYELKDIKDLSEASLKAVELVSQGKADMVMKGLVDTSIILKAVLNKEVGLRTGNVLSHVAVFDVEGYDRLFFITDAAMNLSPDVNIKKQIIENSCTVAHALDINTPKVAALCAKEKVNPKMQDTIDAKELEEMCEKGEIKGCIVGGPFALDNAVSIEAANHKGINHPVAGKADILLAPDIEAGNILYKSLVFFSKSKNAGVIVGAKAPIILTSRADNEETKLNSIALGVLMAAKA encoded by the coding sequence ATGAAAAACTTTACAGAAGTAATAAAATTCGCTAAGGAAAGAGGTCCTAAAATTATCTCTGTAGCATGTTGCCAAGATAAAGAGGTATTAATGGCAGTAGAAATGGCGAGAAAAGAAGGGATAGCAAAGGCTATATTAGTAGGGGATATAGAAAAAACGAGAGAAATAGCAAATGATGTAGGTATAGACCTTAATAACTATGAACTAAAAGATATAAAAGATTTATCAGAAGCGTCATTAAAAGCAGTAGAATTAGTATCTCAAGGAAAAGCTGATATGGTAATGAAAGGCTTAGTAGATACATCTATAATTCTAAAGGCTGTATTAAATAAAGAGGTTGGTTTAAGAACAGGGAATGTACTAAGCCATGTAGCTGTATTTGATGTAGAAGGTTATGATAGATTATTCTTTATAACTGATGCAGCTATGAACTTATCACCAGATGTAAATATCAAAAAACAAATCATAGAAAATTCATGCACGGTAGCTCATGCACTCGATATCAACACACCAAAAGTAGCAGCATTATGTGCTAAAGAAAAAGTAAATCCTAAAATGCAAGATACAATAGATGCCAAAGAATTAGAAGAAATGTGTGAAAAAGGCGAAATAAAAGGATGCATAGTAGGAGGTCCATTTGCATTAGACAATGCTGTATCAATAGAAGCCGCAAATCATAAGGGAATAAATCATCCAGTAGCAGGTAAAGCAGATATATTATTAGCTCCAGATATAGAAGCTGGAAATATATTATATAAATCATTAGTATTTTTCTCAAAATCTAAAAATGCAGGTGTGATAGTAGGGGCTAAAGCGCCTATTATATTAACATCAAGAGCAGACAATGAAGAAACTAAACTAAATTCTATAGCATTAGGGGTATTAATGGCAGCTAAAGCCTAG
- a CDS encoding thiamine pyrophosphate-dependent enzyme — protein MSVVFKKTKGLTDAQTHYCPGCTHGIIHRLVGEVLEELDVLGDTIGVAPVGCSVLAYNYFNCDMQEASHGRAPAAATGIKRVHPDKTVFTYQGDGDLASIGTAEIVHAAARGEKFTTIFVNNAIYGMTGGQMAPTTLVGQKATTAPYGRQIDKQGFPIRMSEMLATLPGAVFVERVSVDTPANVRKAKKAIKKAFEVQQAGLGFGIVEVLSTCPTNWGLNPNDALQWLRDNMMPYYPIGNIKDVEIAEEVK, from the coding sequence ATGTCAGTTGTATTTAAGAAAACTAAGGGATTAACAGATGCTCAAACACACTACTGCCCAGGATGTACTCATGGTATAATCCACAGATTAGTAGGAGAAGTATTAGAAGAGTTAGATGTATTAGGAGACACTATAGGTGTAGCTCCAGTTGGATGTTCAGTTTTAGCATACAACTATTTTAATTGTGATATGCAAGAAGCATCTCATGGTAGAGCTCCAGCAGCAGCTACTGGAATAAAGAGAGTTCATCCAGATAAGACAGTATTTACATACCAAGGAGATGGAGACTTAGCATCTATAGGTACAGCTGAAATAGTTCATGCAGCAGCTAGAGGTGAAAAATTCACTACAATATTCGTAAATAATGCTATATATGGAATGACTGGTGGGCAAATGGCTCCAACTACATTAGTTGGACAAAAAGCTACAACAGCTCCATATGGTAGACAAATAGATAAGCAAGGATTCCCAATAAGAATGAGTGAAATGCTAGCTACATTACCAGGTGCAGTGTTTGTAGAAAGAGTTTCTGTAGATACTCCTGCTAATGTTAGAAAAGCTAAAAAAGCTATAAAGAAAGCATTCGAAGTACAACAAGCAGGACTTGGATTTGGTATAGTAGAAGTTTTATCTACATGTCCAACTAACTGGGGATTAAATCCAAATGATGCATTACAATGGTTAAGAGATAATATGATGCCATACTATCCAATAGGCAATATAAAAGATGTTGAAATCGCTGAGGAGGTGAAGTAA
- a CDS encoding 2-oxoacid:acceptor oxidoreductase family protein, whose translation MSTARVICAGFGGQGVMSMGQLLTYAGMLEGKEVSWLPSYGPEMRGGTANCSVTVSNKPVGSPVIAGDATCAIVMNLPSLDKFESEVKPGGKILVNSSLIERKVERDDVDVYYIPANDIALELGNPRVANMVMLGAYLKTEPTVEVDSVLEAFKKVFGPSKEKFVPLNKEALQKGSSSIK comes from the coding sequence ATGTCTACAGCTAGAGTAATATGTGCAGGATTTGGTGGTCAAGGGGTAATGTCTATGGGACAATTACTTACATATGCAGGTATGCTAGAAGGTAAAGAAGTTTCTTGGTTACCATCTTATGGACCAGAGATGCGTGGAGGTACAGCTAACTGTTCAGTAACTGTATCTAATAAGCCAGTTGGTTCTCCAGTTATAGCAGGAGATGCAACTTGTGCAATAGTAATGAACTTACCATCACTTGATAAGTTTGAAAGTGAAGTTAAGCCAGGTGGAAAAATATTAGTTAACAGTTCTCTTATAGAAAGAAAAGTAGAAAGAGATGATGTTGATGTTTACTATATACCAGCTAATGATATAGCTTTAGAGTTAGGAAACCCTAGAGTTGCTAACATGGTAATGTTAGGTGCTTATTTAAAAACTGAACCAACAGTAGAGGTAGACTCAGTTTTAGAAGCATTCAAGAAAGTATTTGGACCAAGTAAAGAAAAATTCGTTCCATTAAATAAGGAAGCTTTACAAAAAGGATCTAGTTCTATAAAATAA